The genomic stretch GCCGCTTTTGAAAAGCAGCGTGCGGTGTGGTTTGCGTGTAACATACTCAAGCAACCTCCTTAAGCGTTGCCACCAAGCCTGTTATATCGTCATGGTGATGCGCTGCGGTAATGGTTACTCTTAACCGTGCTGTGTTTTGTGGCACGGTTGGCGGCCGGATCGCGCCGACCCAAAAGCCTCGCGCTTGCAATGCTTGTTGCGCCGTAATGACATTATCACTGCTGCCTAATATAATAGGCTGGATCGCGGTATCACTGGGGATCAGTGCCAACCCTGCACTTGTGGCGAGTGACTTAAATAAAGCAATGTTATCGTGTAGGCGCTGGCGTTGCTCATGTGCATCAGTCAGCTGCTCCAATTGTGCTAAGGCAATGGCACTCAGTACTGGCGACAGTGCTGTGGTATAAATAAACTCACGATTAAACTGCACCATGTAATTAATCACAGCATCGCTGGCGAGGACTGCAGCTCCTTGACAGCCCATGGCCTTGCCAAAGGTAATAATTAAAATTTCTGGTTTATTGTCGAGCGCATAGGTTGAACCCAAACCGCTTTCACCTACAACACCAAAGCCGTGTGCATCATCGAGCATAAGCCAAGCTTGATGCTGCTGAGCTAATGCGACTATCTCCTGAAGTGGC from Pseudoalteromonas sp. UG3-2 encodes the following:
- a CDS encoding aminotransferase class I/II-fold pyridoxal phosphate-dependent enzyme, producing MAFEFINEALAKQQVEGLLRQRQAVDSASARTLSVAGNHYINFASNDYLGLAQNLDITQLSQLQSGSRSSALVTGYLDIHRQLESRLCQLLGYQSALLFGSGFSANCSVIKTLFSPLGKGNNAAVFQDKLNHASLIDGSLAANAKLERFNHNDVNHLRSRLERSNARDKLIVTEGVFSMDGDTAPLQEIVALAQQHQAWLMLDDAHGFGVVGESGLGSTYALDNKPEILIITFGKAMGCQGAAVLASDAVINYMVQFNREFIYTTALSPVLSAIALAQLEQLTDAHEQRQRLHDNIALFKSLATSAGLALIPSDTAIQPIILGSSDNVITAQQALQARGFWVGAIRPPTVPQNTARLRVTITAAHHHDDITGLVATLKEVA